In Nanoarchaeota archaeon, the following proteins share a genomic window:
- a CDS encoding 4Fe-4S binding protein: protein MRPEVDAKLCIDCATCVKFCPVGAISISKK from the coding sequence ATGCGGCCTGAAGTGGATGCAAAACTCTGCATTGACTGTGCCACCTGTGTTAAGTTCTGTCCAGTGGGCGCGATATCGATTTCTAAAAAATGA